A region from the Sphaerodactylus townsendi isolate TG3544 linkage group LG01, MPM_Stown_v2.3, whole genome shotgun sequence genome encodes:
- the TBCC gene encoding tubulin-specific chaperone C, giving the protein MEAVSETVAEGEALSLAAPSVPERLHQRDAERREEAERRRRARDAQAVQEEQSDFFSAAFVREREAIEALLGPESDEAAEAAAAMRLEEAAGRLQSLQRLLTDSVRFLAPYEVRQAQATLARLQSALSERRLQVQPKKRFAFRARKKESTAAQQPPKVSAWPQASSEAVLAPSDGSAGPECGFSRVEGQELRLGSAELLQRDVVLSQLSRCRVRLCGNPNTLLMRGCQDCTVLCGPVSTSALVEDCSGCLLALACQQLRTHQTTQTSFYVQVTSRAILENCSGVRFAPYTWSYAGIEADFETSGLDRSRNNWTQVDDFNWLARDQPSPNWTVMPEEERVSDLN; this is encoded by the coding sequence ATGGAGGCCGTTTCTGAGACCGTGGCTGAGGGTGAGGCTCTCTCGCTTGCCGCCCCTTCTGTTCCGGAGCGGCTCCACCAGCGAGACGCAGAACGGCGCGAGGAGGCTGAGCGGAGGCGGCGGGCGCGCGACGCACAAGCCGTGCAAGAGGAGCAGAGCGACTTCTTCTCCGCAGCCTTCGTCCGAGAGCGGGAAGCCATCGAGGCGTTGTTGGGGCCGGAATCGGACGAAGCTGCcgaagccgccgccgccatgaGGTTGGAGGAGGCGGCTGGGCGGCTGCAGAGCCTGCAGCGGCTGCTGACGGACTCGGTGCGCTTCTTGGCCCCCTACGAGGTGCGGCAGGCGCAGGCGACGTTGGCCAGGCTGCAGAGTGCCTTGTCCGAGCGGCGCCTGCAAGTGCAGCCCAAGAAACGCTTTGCTTTCCGGGCTCGCAAGAAGGAGTCCACCGCGGCTCAACAGCCTCCGAAGGTTTCCGCGTGGCCGCAGGCGTCGAGCGAGGCGGTCCTTGCTCCTTCTGACGGCTCGGCGGGTCCCGAGTGCGGGTTTAGCCGGGTCGAAGGACAGGAGCTACGGCTGGGCTCGGCTGAGCTGCTGCAGCGGGACGTGGTGCTGTCGCAGCTGAGCCGTTGCCGAGTGCGGCTTTGCGGCAACCCCAACACGCTGCTGATGCGCGGCTGCCAGGACTGCACGGTGCTCTGCGGGCCCGTGTCCACCTCGGCGCTGGTGGAGGACTGCAGCGGCTGCCTCCTGGCCCTCGCCTGCCAGCAGCTGCGCACACACCAGACCACTCAGACCAGCTTCTACGTTCAAGTGACGAGTCGCGCCATACTGGAAAATTGCAGCGGCGTCCGCTTCGCCCCATACACGTGGAGTTACGCGGGCATCGAAGCCGACTTCGAGACATCCGGACTCGATAGAAGCAGGAACAACTGGACCCAAGTGGATGATTTCAACTGGCTAGCCCGGGATCAGCCATCTCCGAACTGGACTGTGATGCCGGAAGAGGAGAGAGTTTCTGATTTGAACTGA